A section of the Echeneis naucrates chromosome 12, fEcheNa1.1, whole genome shotgun sequence genome encodes:
- the LOC115052431 gene encoding TBC1 domain family member 10A-like produces MAKTEQRNGLEVRGSTDKLTDNRKGGLSGSDLEVNGNTIPAEGQVDKYGFTGGAQQTAGDTAEDIPIEVLRQREAKWLDMLNSWDKWMAKKHKKVKERCQKGIPPSLRGRAWLYLTGGKVKREQNKGRFQELDNQPGDPKWVDIIERDLHRQFPFHEMFAARGGHGQQDLFRVLKAYTLYRPEEGYCQAQAPVAAVLLMHMPAEDAFWVLVQICEKYLPGYYSTGLEAIQLDGEILYALLRRVSPVAHRHLKNHKLEPILYMTEWFMCAFSRTLPWASVLRVWDMFLCEGVKILFRVGLVLLKCMLGSQEKLKSCQGLYETMQLLRAIHPQYMQERFLVHEIIELSVTERDIEKEHHAQLRSWKESHGDLHCKSPPRMHGAKAIMAAEPPSRQDLRQRPTIIVESPLASMTDEVQAEDTERSRKANKKSHKTTITPPMEEVHPYPPSTDPSPLLQHLTLQKSEESLSSAEHDTYL; encoded by the exons ATGGCAAAAACCGAGCAGCGCAATGGGCTTGAGGTGCGGGGCAGCACAGACAAGCTGACAGATAACAGGAAAGGCGGTTTGTCCGGATCCGACTTGGAGGTTAACGGCAACACCATCCCGGCGGAGGGGCAGGTGGACAAGTACGGCTTCACCGGCGGAGCCCAGCAGACCGCCGGAGACAC TGCCGAAGACATCCCTATTGAAGTGCTGAGACAGCGAGAGGCAAAATGGCTGGACATGCTCAACAGCTGGGACAAGTGGATggccaaaaaacacaagaag GTAAAAGAGCGCTGTCAAAAGGGGATCCCTCCATCCCTTCGCGGCCGGGCTTGGCTTTATCTCACTGGAGGCAAAGTGAAAAGGGAGCAAAACAAGGGCAGGTTCCAG GAATTGGACAACCAACCAGGAGATCCTAAATGGGTAGATATTATTGAGAGGGACCTCCATCGACAGTTCCCCTTCCACGAAATGTTTGCAGCAAGAGGAGGTCATGG GCAGCAGGACCTTTTCCGTGTTCTGAAGGCTTATACTCTGTATCGACCCGAAGAAGGTTACTGTCAGGCTCAGGCTCCAGTCGCTGCTGTTCTCCTGATGCATATGCCAGCAGAG GATGCCTTCTGGGTACTTGTCCAGATTTGTGAAAAATACCTCCCTGGATATTACAGTACAGGGCTG GAGGCAATCCAGCTGGACGGGGAGATCCTGTATGCTCTACTGCGGCGGGTGTCCCCTGTGGCCCACCGTCACCTGAAGAACCACAAGCTGGAGCCCATCCTATACATGACTGAATGGTTCATGTGTGCCTTCTCTCGGACTCTGCCGTGGGCCTCAGTGCTGCGTGTCTGGGACATGTTCCTCTGTGAGG GAGTGAAGATCCTCTTCAGGGTGGGCTTGGTTCTCCTGAAATGCATGTTGGGATCCCAAGAGAAACTGAAGTCCTGCCAAGGTCTCTATGAGACAATGCAGTTGCTCCGAGCTATTCACCCACAGTACATGCAAGAAAGGTTCCTGGTTCACGAG ATCATAGAGCTATCTGTGACTGAGAGAGACATTGAGAAGGAACATCATGCGCAACTGCGGTCTTGGAAGGAGAGCCATGGAGATCTACACTGTAAGTCCCCTCCCAGGATGCATGGTGCCAAGGCAATAATGGCTGCCGAGCCACCCAGCAGACAGGACCTGAGACAGAGACCTACCATCATCGTGGAGTCTCCCTTGGCATCTATGACAGATGAGGTGCAAGCAGAGGATACAGAGCGAAGCAGAAAGGCTAACAAGAAAAGTCACAAGACAACAATCACGCCACCAATGGAGGAGGTTCATCCTTATCCACCTTCCACTGACCCCTCACCTCTCCTACAGCACCTGACCCTACAAAAGTCTGAAGAGAGTCTAAGCAGTGCAGAGCACGACACTTACCTGTAG
- the LOC115052058 gene encoding apelin receptor B-like — protein MEMEPTERPDEYYDYEELENYTMCDYSEWTPSYSVIPVLYMLIFILGLSGNGVVIFTVWRAQGKRRAADVYIGNLALADLTFVVTLPLWAVYTAMGYHWPFGVALCKISSYVVLLNMYASVFCLTCMSFDRYLAIVHSLSSTQLRTRGHMQSSLTAIWLLSGFLAAPTLIFRTTKYDLTSNRTSCAMDFSLVVTNKGQESLWIAGLSISSSALGFLLPFLAMMVCYGFIGCTVTRHFNTLRKEDQRKRRLLKIITTLVVVFAACWTPFHVLKSADALSYLEVFPDTCSFLRFLLLAHPYATCLAYLNSCLNPFLYAFFDLRFRSQCLCLLNLKKSLHASPASSLSSQKTEAQSLATKV, from the coding sequence ATGGAAATGGAGCCAACTGAACGTCCTGATGAGTATTATGACTATGAAGAGCTGGAAAATTACACCATGTGTGACTATTCTGAGTGGACACCATCATACTCGGTTATCCCTGTCCTCTACATGCTGATTTTCATCCTCGGCCTCTCTGGGAATGGGGTGGTCATCTTCACAGTGTGGAGAGCCCAGGGTAAGCGGCGAGCTGCTGACGTCTACATCGGCAACCTGGCCTTAGCTGACCTCACCTTTGTGGTCACTCTGCCTCTGTGGGCTGTTTACACAGCCATGGGCTACCACTGGCCCTTTGGAGTGGCTCTTTGTAAGATCAGCAGCTACGTGGTTCTGCTCAACATGTATGCCAGTGTCTTCTGCCTCACCTGCATGAGCTTCGACCGCTACTTGGCCATCGTCCACTCACTGTCCAGCACCCAACTGCGCACTCGTGGACACATGCAAAGTTCGCTGACAGCCATCTGGCTTCTGTCCGGTTTCCTGGCGGCCCCAACTCTGATCTTCCGCACCACCAAATATGATCTAACTAGTAACCGCACATCCTGTGCCATGGACTTCAGCCTGGTGGTGACGAACAAAGGGCAGGAGAGCCTGTGGATCGCTGGACTCAGCATCTCGTCTTCAGCTCTTGGCTTTCTTCTGCCTTTCTTGGCAATGATGGTGTGCTATGGTTTTATTGGCTGCACTGTCACCCGCCACTTCAACACACTGCGCAAAGAAGACCAGCGTAAGAGGAGGCTCTTGAAGATCATTACCACGCTCGTAGTGGTCTTCGCCGCCTGCTGGACGCCCTTCCATGTTTTGAAGAGTGCTGATGCTCTTTCCTACCTGGAGGTGTTTCCTGATACCTGTTCCTTCTTGCGATTCCTGCTGCTGGCTCACCCGTACGCCACCTGCCTGGCCTACCTCAACAGTTGCCTCAACCCCTTTCTATACGCCTTCTTCGATCTACGCTTCAGATCCCAGTGTCTGTGCCTACTCAACCTGAAAAAGTCCTTGCATGCAAGCCCTGCCAGCTCGCTGTCCTCTCAGAAGACAGAGGCTCAGTCTCTAGCTACCAAGGTGTGA